One Companilactobacillus heilongjiangensis genomic window, CTGCTTTGATGCAGCCACTCGACAATCCTTTTATTGCAGCTGATAAATTAGTTGCTTCACTGGATAAAGATGCGATTAAATTCGTCGATTTTCACGCTGAAACAACTAGTGAGAAAATTGCTTTTGCTAATTACATGGTCGGACGAGTTTCTGCTGTCTGTGGTACGCACACTCACGTTCAAACAAACGATGCACAGGTTATCAACAAGCAAACTGCTTACCTAACTGATGTTGGGATGACTGGTTCTTACGATGGTATCTTGGGTGACAAAAAAGAACCAATCATCAACCGCTTTCTAACTCAACGTCCTAATAAGTTTGATGTTGATGAAGATGGTCGCATGCAAATTGGTTTTGCTGTTATCGAAATTAATGACCAAACTAATAATGCTCGTAGCATCAAAAATTATGTAATTACACCAAATAATCAATCATTTTTGAATTAAACGGAGGGAATTTATGCCTCAAAAAACTAAAGAAACACCAATGATGGAGCAATATCTGGAATACAAAAAGCAATATCCAGATGCTTTTTTGTTGTATCGTGTTGGTGACTTTTATGAAATGTTCTATGACGATGCCGTTAAGGGTTCGCAAATTCTTGAACTAACTTTGACATCCCGTAATAAAAAAGCTGACGAAGGCATTCCAATGTGTGGCGTGCCTCATCATGCTATTGAGGGTTACATTGATACACTTGTGGATAAAGGTTATAAAGTAGCTGTCTGTGATCAGTTGGAAAATCCCGCTGACGCCCAAGGTAAAATGGTCAAACGAGGTGTTACTCGAGTAGTTACACCTGGTACGATTATGGATAAATCCGATCAGGCCAAGGATAACAACTACATTACGGCTATTACCGCCCACAAAAATGTCTTCGGATTAGCCTATGCTGACCTTTCAACTGGTGAAGTTAAAGTTACATCAGTTTCAAGTCAATTAGATTTAACTAATGAGTTGCAAAATTTGGATACCAAAGAAACAGTCGTTTCGGGAAGTTTTCCACAGAAATATCTTGATCAATTACGTAAATTTGGAATTTTGATTTCTAAATTGGATGATTTAGATGATAACTATACCTTTGATTATTCCAAGATTACGGCTGATACAGAAGTTAATACCGTTAAGTTGTTGATAAGTTATTTAATCAAGACGCAAATGCGTTCTTTGGACCACTTGAAACCAGCTGAATCGTATGAAACTTCTTCTTACTTATTGATGGATCACTCGGCTCAAAGAAACTTGGAGTTGTTCAAAAATATTCGAACTAACAAGAAGTCCGGAACGCTTTTGTGGCTTTTGGATGAGACTAAAACTGCGATGGGTAGCCGTTTATTAAAACAATGGCTGGCTCGTCCGTTAATTAGTGTCGGTAAGTTAAAAGAACGTCAACATTTTGTGCAAGTCTTTTTGGACAATTATTTCCAAAGATCATCCTTCCAAGATTACTTGACGAAAGTTTATGATTTGGAACGTTTAGCAGGTCGAGTTGCTTATGGAACAGTCAATGGACGTGATTTGATTCAATTAAAAACATCTTTGGAACAGGTTCCTGAAATTAAATCTATCCTATTGGATATCGGTGACGATGAATTAACAGCCTATGTGGAAAAGATTGATGAAGTGGCTGACATTCGTAATTTAATCGACAAGGCAGTGGTTGAAGAAGCTCCAATTTCCGTAACCGGTGGTGGCTTGATTAAAGAAGGCTACAACGAACAGCTTGATAAATATCTTGATGCTTCCAAGAATGGTAAGCAATGGTTAGCTAGTTTGAAGGCTAAGGAACAAGAATTGACGGGCATCAATAACTTGAAGATTGGTTACAACAAGGTCTTTGGTTACTATATTGAAGTCAGTCGTGCTAATATCGATAAAGTTCCTGAAGATCGTTACCAAAGAAAACAAACGCTGGTTAATGCTGAAAGATATATCACTCCCGAGTTGAAAGACAAGGAGAGCTTGATTCTTGAAGCGGAGGAAAAATCCAAGAGTTTGGAATATCACTTATTTGACCAAATAAGATCAAAAATTAAAGACCAAATCCGACGCATTCAAGCATTGGCAAACATTTTGTCACGTTTGGACGTTTTACAAAGTTTTGCGGTTGTCAGTGAAGAGTACCATTATGTAGCTCCAGAATTTGTGGATAAACATGAACTAAAAATTACTAATGGACGTCATCCCGTTGTGGAAAAGGTATTAAGTAATAACAGTTACATTCCGAACGATGTTAATTTTGACGATAAGACTGACATTTTGTTGATAACTGGACCTAATATGTCTGGTAAAAGTACATATATGAGACAGATGGCGTTGACAGTTATCATGGCTCAAATCGGTTGTTTCGTACCAGCAGAGTCGGCTAAACTGCCAATCTTTGATCACATTTTTACCAGAATCGGTGCGGCAGATGATTTGATCTCCGGTGATTCAACATTCATGGTTGAAATGCGTGAAGCTAACGATGCATTGAAGAATGCAACAGCCAACAGTTTGATTATCTTTGACGAAATTGGCCGTGGTACTGCAACATATGATGGTATGGCATTAGCTCAAGCAATCATCGAGTATATCGATAAGAATGTGAATGCGATGACATTATTCTCAACTCACTATCACGAATTGACCGAATTGGAAAGCCAGTTGCCAGGATTAAGAAATGTCCACGTTGATGCCTCAGAAGAGAATGGTGACCTAGTATTCCTGCACAAAGTTTTACCAGGACCAGCCGATAAATCATATGGTATCCACGTTGCCAAATTGGCAGGATTACCAAACGATGTTTTGACAAGAGCCAGCAAGATTCTAAGTAGCTTGGAAGAAACATCGGTTCACACAACAACTTCGGAAAGTATTAAAGAACCAGTAGCAGATCCAATTAAAGAAGCAAAGCCAGTGGTAGTTGAACCGGCAGAAGAAGTTGAGGAAGCTGATAATGATGAAACACAATTATCACTATTCCCAGAGACAACAAAGAAAGTTAAAAAGTTATCCACCAAAGAATCACAGGTTATTAAAGAACTAGATAATCAAGACTTAATGGGAATAACACCAATTGAGGCTATAAACTTACTATATAAATGGCAAAAGAAGCTTAAATAGAATTAACATTCAAAAGTTAACAAAGCAGTAAAAAAAGAACGATGATGAATTAAAAATTTAAATAGCCGGAGGTTTCGAGGAATAAAGCCAGCAGTGGCAGTGGTGTTACGGCTTTAGCCGTTACAGCACAGGACGAATTTTGAAATTCGAGTGGTTTTCTCGAAGTTCAAAAACGAGGCTCAAGACCGCACTATGGCTCGAGCCGGTCCCACAGCAGGCTTTATTCCTCGAAACCGTAGGCACAACAGCATATATAAATAAGAAAATGAAGAAGGTGGAAAAAGTGGGTATTATTCATGAACTACCAGTAGAACTAAGTAACCAGATTGCCGCTGGGGAAGTTATTGAACGCCCCGCATCAGTCGTGAAAGAGCTGGTGGAAAATTCCATCGATGCACAAGCCACGCAAGTTTTGATTACAGTCAAACAAGCAGGTTTAAAATCAATTGAAGTTAATGATAATGGAAAGGGGATTTCAGCAGACGATGTTGAGGTCGCCTTTTTACCGCATACGACTAGTAAAATTTCTACTGATCATGATTTGTTCAATGTCAGAACTTTGGGATTCCGTGGTGAAGCTTTAGCCAGTATCGCCTCTGTTTCTAAGCTGACTGTCTTAACAAGTCAGGATGGCAAGTCCGCTGTTCGAGCTAAGTTTTCTGGAAATGAGTTGCTCAAGAAAGAAACTTTTGCCCGCTCAAAAGGCACGA contains:
- a CDS encoding TIGR00282 family metallophosphoesterase — its product is MKILFVGDVVGSIGIKAIETYLPEIKKKVKPQLTIVNGENAAGGKGTKEPDYQKITRAGADVVTGGNHTWDKREILDFIDDPKKNILRPYNFSGENVPGRGFLKIKVNTKEVYVINMQGTALMQPLDNPFIAADKLVASLDKDAIKFVDFHAETTSEKIAFANYMVGRVSAVCGTHTHVQTNDAQVINKQTAYLTDVGMTGSYDGILGDKKEPIINRFLTQRPNKFDVDEDGRMQIGFAVIEINDQTNNARSIKNYVITPNNQSFLN
- the mutS gene encoding DNA mismatch repair protein MutS, yielding MPQKTKETPMMEQYLEYKKQYPDAFLLYRVGDFYEMFYDDAVKGSQILELTLTSRNKKADEGIPMCGVPHHAIEGYIDTLVDKGYKVAVCDQLENPADAQGKMVKRGVTRVVTPGTIMDKSDQAKDNNYITAITAHKNVFGLAYADLSTGEVKVTSVSSQLDLTNELQNLDTKETVVSGSFPQKYLDQLRKFGILISKLDDLDDNYTFDYSKITADTEVNTVKLLISYLIKTQMRSLDHLKPAESYETSSYLLMDHSAQRNLELFKNIRTNKKSGTLLWLLDETKTAMGSRLLKQWLARPLISVGKLKERQHFVQVFLDNYFQRSSFQDYLTKVYDLERLAGRVAYGTVNGRDLIQLKTSLEQVPEIKSILLDIGDDELTAYVEKIDEVADIRNLIDKAVVEEAPISVTGGGLIKEGYNEQLDKYLDASKNGKQWLASLKAKEQELTGINNLKIGYNKVFGYYIEVSRANIDKVPEDRYQRKQTLVNAERYITPELKDKESLILEAEEKSKSLEYHLFDQIRSKIKDQIRRIQALANILSRLDVLQSFAVVSEEYHYVAPEFVDKHELKITNGRHPVVEKVLSNNSYIPNDVNFDDKTDILLITGPNMSGKSTYMRQMALTVIMAQIGCFVPAESAKLPIFDHIFTRIGAADDLISGDSTFMVEMREANDALKNATANSLIIFDEIGRGTATYDGMALAQAIIEYIDKNVNAMTLFSTHYHELTELESQLPGLRNVHVDASEENGDLVFLHKVLPGPADKSYGIHVAKLAGLPNDVLTRASKILSSLEETSVHTTTSESIKEPVADPIKEAKPVVVEPAEEVEEADNDETQLSLFPETTKKVKKLSTKESQVIKELDNQDLMGITPIEAINLLYKWQKKLK